Proteins encoded together in one Calditrichota bacterium window:
- a CDS encoding class I SAM-dependent methyltransferase, translating to MCKLIYLNPRPDEKSIGAFYDTAEYDPFGSTEGGPQSTSTKLYQKFRPLSIRRKAARVTEGLKPADKCLDVGCATGEFIVELKRRGFEADGCEPSEKAAQYARDKYGLRIWTGGIDSVPTHAGPYKLITFWHVMEHVHKLRETLEIARKLLSPRGKIAVAVPNPLSLDAKAYGDKWVAWDTPRHLYHFEPPVMLDLLIRAGFDPRSLGAVAFDAFYHSILSEPRSTLGLVRGAYRGMLSYTSGLLGGPGSSELYIGINRSL from the coding sequence ATGTGCAAATTGATCTATCTCAACCCGCGGCCCGACGAAAAGTCGATTGGTGCGTTCTATGACACCGCCGAATACGATCCATTTGGATCCACGGAAGGCGGCCCGCAATCGACGTCGACGAAGTTATATCAAAAGTTTCGTCCATTGTCGATTCGCCGCAAAGCAGCGCGAGTCACTGAAGGTCTGAAACCCGCCGATAAATGTCTCGACGTAGGCTGCGCGACGGGTGAGTTTATTGTTGAATTGAAACGACGCGGTTTTGAAGCGGATGGCTGCGAGCCGAGTGAAAAGGCCGCGCAGTATGCCCGCGACAAGTACGGGTTGAGAATCTGGACAGGCGGAATCGATTCTGTTCCCACGCACGCCGGACCGTACAAACTGATTACGTTCTGGCACGTAATGGAACACGTTCACAAGCTGCGCGAAACGCTTGAGATTGCAAGGAAGTTGCTCTCCCCGCGCGGCAAAATTGCAGTCGCAGTCCCCAATCCGCTGTCCCTTGACGCGAAAGCCTACGGTGACAAATGGGTCGCGTGGGACACTCCGAGACATCTTTATCACTTCGAACCGCCGGTCATGCTGGATCTTTTGATTCGCGCTGGATTCGATCCGAGAAGTCTGGGAGCCGTGGCGTTTGACGCGTTTTACCACAGTATTTTGTCAGAACCGCGTTCGACCTTAGGTCTTGTGCGCGGCGCGTACAGGGGGATGCTCAGCTACACCAGCGGTCTGCTCGGAGGGCCCGGTTCGTCTGAGTTGTATATTGGAATCAATCGTTCATTGTGA
- a CDS encoding cysteine--tRNA ligase: protein MSLKLYNTLTRKVETFVPRDAGKVAMYTCGPTVYARAHIGNFRTFLVSDLLHRYLKYLGYDVTWVMNLTDIDDKTIKGANAEGISLREFTDRHIAKFHEDRKTIGITDSTMYPRATEHIPEMAKMVEDLIAAKHAYVVDGSAYYKIESFPTYGQFARLNMEEMRVGERVARDEYEKEDVRDFALWKNWEEVDGPVGWDTSLGKGRPGWHLECSAMSLKYLGKGFDIHLGGVDLIFPHHQNEIAQTEGVTHEALARYWVHSEHLLVDGQKMSKSLGNFYTVTDMLEKGWKPREIRFGLLAGHYRQRTNFQASGLDSIKQSLARFEACAVNIEHAAGQGGRAELKDLIAQREQEFRDALDDDLNYPEALAAVFNFVRDANTLCQDNKIGQPEKELATEAMDKFDSVLGFLKPIVQADPEAAEIEALIEARNEARKAKNWAEADRARDELTERGIILEDRAGKTIWRRK, encoded by the coding sequence ATGTCTCTTAAACTCTACAATACTCTGACGCGAAAAGTCGAAACCTTTGTGCCGCGCGATGCTGGAAAAGTCGCGATGTATACCTGCGGCCCGACGGTCTATGCGCGCGCGCATATCGGGAATTTCCGGACGTTTCTCGTGTCGGATTTACTGCACAGATATCTTAAATACCTTGGTTACGACGTCACGTGGGTGATGAACCTGACGGACATCGACGACAAGACCATTAAGGGCGCGAACGCCGAGGGAATTTCGCTCCGCGAATTTACGGACCGTCATATCGCGAAGTTTCACGAAGACCGCAAAACCATCGGCATCACGGATTCGACGATGTATCCGCGCGCGACGGAACATATTCCTGAAATGGCGAAGATGGTCGAGGACTTGATAGCGGCTAAACATGCTTACGTCGTCGACGGATCGGCTTACTACAAAATAGAATCGTTTCCGACGTACGGTCAATTTGCTCGACTGAACATGGAAGAGATGCGCGTTGGCGAGCGTGTGGCCAGGGACGAATACGAGAAGGAAGACGTGCGCGATTTTGCGCTGTGGAAGAACTGGGAAGAGGTGGACGGGCCTGTTGGTTGGGATACGAGCTTAGGCAAAGGCAGACCGGGTTGGCATCTTGAGTGTTCCGCGATGTCGTTGAAGTACCTCGGCAAAGGTTTCGATATTCATCTCGGTGGCGTTGACTTAATCTTTCCGCATCACCAAAATGAGATCGCGCAAACGGAAGGCGTAACGCACGAAGCGCTTGCGCGCTATTGGGTACACTCGGAGCATCTACTTGTCGACGGACAAAAAATGTCTAAGTCACTGGGGAATTTTTACACCGTGACTGACATGCTTGAGAAAGGGTGGAAGCCGCGGGAAATTCGTTTCGGACTTTTGGCAGGACACTATCGTCAGCGGACAAATTTTCAAGCAAGCGGACTCGACAGTATCAAGCAATCGCTGGCAAGATTTGAAGCATGCGCAGTGAATATCGAACATGCGGCAGGGCAGGGGGGACGCGCGGAGCTCAAGGATCTGATTGCGCAGCGCGAGCAGGAATTCCGCGACGCGCTTGACGATGATCTGAATTATCCGGAAGCACTTGCTGCCGTGTTCAATTTTGTGCGCGACGCAAACACTCTTTGCCAAGACAACAAGATCGGTCAGCCCGAGAAGGAACTCGCGACTGAGGCGATGGACAAATTCGACTCGGTGTTAGGATTTTTGAAGCCAATCGTGCAGGCAGATCCAGAGGCCGCCGAAATAGAAGCCCTCATCGAGGCGCGTAACGAAGCCAGGAAGGCCAAAAACTGGGCAGAGGCCGATCGGGCACGCGATGAACTTACCGAGCGGGGGATTATCCTTGAAGATAGGGCAGGAAAGACGATTTGGAGGAGGAAATAG
- the secE gene encoding preprotein translocase subunit SecE yields the protein MFNKIVNYFSDVRSEMTKVTWPSRPEVIESTWIVLGLTLLFGVAVFAVDRLLSLGLQQLL from the coding sequence ATGTTCAATAAGATCGTAAACTACTTCTCCGACGTCCGCTCGGAAATGACAAAGGTCACGTGGCCTTCCCGGCCTGAAGTGATCGAAAGCACGTGGATCGTGCTGGGTTTGACGCTGTTGTTTGGCGTCGCCGTCTTTGCGGTGGACCGTCTCCTCAGCTTGGGTCTGCAGCAACTGCTGTAG
- the tuf gene encoding elongation factor Tu, which yields MAKAKFERTKPHVNIGTIGHVDHGKTTLTAAITQVLAAKGLAQARNYDEIDNAPEEKERGVTINVHHAEYETEKRHYAHVDCPGHADYIKNMVTGAAQMDGAILVVSAADGPMPQTREHVLLARQVNVPALVVFLNKCDQVDDPELLDLVELEVRELLSSYEFPGDTCPVIRGSALDALSNMTDPEKTKCITDLMEAVDSFIPEPERALDKPFLMPIEDVFSITGRGTVGTGRIERGKIKVGEEVEIVGMGQHKKTVVTGVEMFRKLLDEGFAGDNAGLLLRGVEKDELERGMVLCKTGSIKPHKKFEAQVYVLSKDEGGRHTPFFNNYRPQFFFRTTDVTGAIVLAEGTEMIMPGDNTTITVELITDIAMDEGLRFAIREGGKTVGAGRVTKIIE from the coding sequence ATGGCTAAAGCCAAATTTGAACGTACTAAACCGCATGTGAACATCGGTACCATCGGTCACGTTGACCATGGCAAGACCACTCTCACTGCCGCCATCACCCAGGTGCTCGCCGCCAAGGGTCTGGCCCAAGCACGTAACTACGACGAAATCGACAACGCCCCCGAAGAAAAAGAGCGCGGCGTTACGATCAACGTCCACCACGCTGAGTACGAAACCGAAAAGCGTCACTACGCTCACGTCGACTGCCCGGGCCACGCTGACTACATCAAGAACATGGTCACCGGTGCCGCCCAGATGGACGGCGCAATCCTCGTCGTGTCCGCCGCCGACGGCCCCATGCCGCAGACGCGTGAACACGTGCTGCTGGCCCGCCAGGTGAACGTGCCCGCTTTGGTCGTGTTCCTGAACAAGTGCGACCAAGTCGACGATCCCGAATTGCTCGACCTCGTTGAACTCGAAGTTCGCGAATTGCTTTCTTCCTACGAATTCCCCGGCGATACTTGCCCCGTGATTCGCGGCAGCGCACTCGACGCTTTGTCGAACATGACTGATCCGGAAAAGACGAAGTGTATCACCGACTTGATGGAAGCCGTGGACAGCTTCATTCCGGAACCGGAACGCGCGCTGGACAAGCCGTTCCTGATGCCGATCGAAGACGTGTTCTCGATCACCGGCCGTGGTACCGTGGGTACGGGTCGTATCGAGCGCGGCAAGATCAAAGTCGGCGAAGAAGTCGAAATCGTCGGTATGGGACAGCACAAAAAGACCGTCGTCACGGGCGTCGAAATGTTCCGCAAACTGCTGGACGAAGGTTTCGCGGGCGACAACGCAGGTTTGCTTCTGCGTGGTGTTGAAAAGGACGAACTCGAGCGTGGTATGGTGCTTTGCAAGACCGGCTCGATCAAGCCGCATAAGAAGTTCGAAGCTCAGGTGTACGTGCTTTCGAAAGACGAAGGCGGCCGTCACACTCCGTTCTTCAACAACTACCGTCCGCAGTTCTTCTTCCGTACCACCGACGTGACGGGTGCAATCGTGCTCGCCGAAGGCACGGAAATGATCATGCCCGGCGACAACACGACGATCACCGTCGAGTTGATCACGGACATCGCTATGGACGAAGGTCTGCGTTTCGCTATCCGTGAAGGCGGCAAGACCGTCGGCGCGGGTCGTGTGACCAAGATCATCGAGTAA